The following proteins come from a genomic window of Lolium rigidum isolate FL_2022 chromosome 5, APGP_CSIRO_Lrig_0.1, whole genome shotgun sequence:
- the LOC124655334 gene encoding glutathione transferase GST 23-like, translating to MYAQSWSLDRALDQLAQHHLDLPAMDHQQEQKVQLLGMWASPYVYKVKWALSIKGVEYEYVEEELRNKSSQLLEHNPVHKKVPVLVYNGKPVAESDVIIEFIEDAWKGHGGRILPEDPHERAMARFWVRFVPDKLSPPIWKWFTTARGEEQEAARKAAMEQLRVLEEELALGGKEFFAGDSVGLVDLSLGALAYVIPMYEEIIGEKLVTEEMFPSLYAWMGRFLVAPPVKDHLPPMEELKLRFRAMREYFVKNSA from the exons ATGTATGCACAAAGCTGGTCGTTAGACAGAGCACTCGATCAGCTAGCTCAACACCACCTCGACCTGCCCGCCATGGATCATCAACAAGAGCAGAAGGTGCAGCTGTTGGGCATGTGGGCAAGCCCCTACGTGTACAAGGTGAAGTGGGCGCTGAGCATCAAGGGCGTGGAGTACGAGTACGTGGAGGAGGAATTGAGGAACAAGAGCAGCCAGCTCCTGGAGCACAACCCCGTCCACAAGAAGGTCCCCGTGCTCGTCTACAACGGCAAGCCGGTGGCGGAATCCGATGTCATCATCGAATTCATCGAGGACGCCTGGAAGGGTCATGGCGGCCGCATCCTCCCCGAGGACCCCCACGAGCGCGCCATGGCCCGGTTCTGGGTGAGGTTCGTGCCAGACAAG CTCTCGCCGCCAATCTGGAAGTGGTTCACGACGGCGAGAGGAGAGGAGCAGGAGGCCGCGCGCAAGGCCGCCATGGAGCAGCTGCGGGTCCTGGAGGAAGAGCTCGCCCTCGGCGGGAAGGAGTTCTTCGCCGGGGACAGCGTCGGCCTCGTCGACCTGTCGCTCGGCGCGTTGGCGTACGTGATCCCGATGTACGAGGAGATCATCGGCGAGAAGCTGGTCACCGAGGAGATGTTCCCGTCGCTGTACGCATGGATGGGGCGGTTCTTGGTTGCGCCGCCGGTGAAGGATCACCTGCCGCCGATGGAGGAGCTGAAACTCAGGTTCCGAGCCATGCGTGAATACTTTGTAAAGAACTCCGCCTAG